Proteins encoded in a region of the Sterolibacterium denitrificans genome:
- the recB gene encoding exodeoxyribonuclease V subunit beta, which produces MNLPDQIISSLAPLRLPLRGSHLIEASAGTGKTYTIAMLYVRLVLGHGGQHDESAGALTPPEILVVTFTEAATQELRERIRARLAEAARCFREEAETGMLAAQPDLLRQLRAEYAPAAWPACARKLELAAEWMDEAAISTIHGWCNRMLREHAFDSQSDFKQKLETEQDELRAEVARDYWRNFYYPLTLEESRQVMACWRTPAELERAAKPLLDHVALLPAAEAPAVVIGQMAAERRQRLQELKQPWAAWVDELRQIFDEARAGGSINGQKLKANHYANWLDELAAWAADPASQTPKLGKGWERLTPVGIAEAWKNGQPPAHPAFAAIVRLQQALGGLPEPRAALLQHAAHWMADEFERVQQRRALIGFDDLLRGLDKALRGPRGERLAAVIRRQFPVALIDEFQDTDPVQYRIFDRIYAIAQNRQDCALILIGDPKQAIYAFRGADVYTYLKARAAVAGRLYTLGTNFRSTRAMVEAVNHCFGRVEQAAGAGPGAFLFRRTDDAGNLDNPLPFLTVAAQGREDDFQVADQPLPALQLAVASAASDAAGDSKDACIKRLAEICATQVVAWLNQGAAGRAGFAGRDAAAPLRALRPGDIAILVNNRNEAASIRQALARRTVRSVYLSDRETVFATPQALEVYRWLAACAEPDDANLLRVALSTPSLGLDFAGLDALNQDEQAWEARVVQFKAYRELWQRSGVLPMLRRILFDFGCGERLLGQDAQDVQDEQSGERRMTDILHLAEILQQASATLEGEHALLRFLAERLAAPEGEQEGRRLRLESDADLVQVVTIHKSKGLEYPLVFLPFICAARAVKNTDVPLKWHDDRGELQLALQADAVVLQRAERERLAEDVRKLYVALTRARYLTWLGLASIKGNAPSAIGHLFGLNGAPGLTTAQYLQRSQEIAATAPSGSLQVLDAPHSDMTHFSAPARPARTAAACRLQRAVREYWWIGSYSALRIDGHAEPAGMALGALDDTPQADNLLESLREIPPAVMPERRPAAPMHGFFKGPDAGSFLHELLEWVAHAGFGTVLAQQNEQNQQNELRDMIARRCQVRGWDAWIEPLLDWLRQLLTTPLPLGASAAASLRLDGLRSVRAEMEFWLPARHVDLSRLDALVIRQTLGGRPRPALGAQSLNGMLKGYMDLLFEHEGRYYVADYKSNWLGEGDEHYTAANMDEAIRAHRYDLQYVIYLFALHRLLRSRLPDYDYERHVGGALYLFVRGIGAATAGVHFERPPATLMTALDALFDGGSEVAA; this is translated from the coding sequence ATGAATCTGCCCGATCAAATCATTTCTTCGCTAGCGCCGCTGCGCCTGCCGCTGCGTGGCAGTCATCTGATCGAGGCCAGCGCCGGCACCGGCAAAACCTACACCATCGCCATGCTGTACGTGCGGCTGGTGCTGGGGCATGGCGGCCAGCATGACGAGTCTGCCGGCGCGCTGACGCCGCCGGAAATTCTGGTGGTCACCTTCACCGAGGCGGCGACGCAGGAGCTGCGCGAGCGCATCCGCGCCCGCCTGGCGGAAGCCGCGCGTTGTTTCCGCGAGGAAGCCGAAACCGGCATGCTGGCGGCGCAGCCCGATCTGCTGCGGCAACTGCGTGCCGAATACGCGCCGGCGGCATGGCCGGCCTGCGCGCGCAAGCTGGAACTGGCCGCCGAGTGGATGGATGAGGCGGCGATTTCCACCATCCATGGCTGGTGCAATCGCATGCTGCGCGAGCACGCCTTCGACAGCCAGAGCGACTTCAAGCAGAAGCTGGAGACCGAACAGGACGAATTGCGCGCGGAAGTGGCGCGGGATTACTGGCGCAATTTCTACTATCCGCTGACGCTGGAGGAAAGCCGCCAGGTCATGGCCTGCTGGCGCACGCCCGCCGAGCTGGAGCGGGCCGCCAAGCCCTTGCTCGACCATGTCGCCCTGCTGCCGGCAGCCGAGGCGCCGGCCGTCGTCATCGGCCAGATGGCGGCGGAAAGACGCCAGCGCCTGCAAGAACTCAAGCAACCCTGGGCCGCATGGGTGGACGAATTGCGCCAGATCTTCGACGAGGCCAGGGCGGGCGGTTCGATCAACGGCCAGAAACTGAAAGCGAATCACTACGCCAACTGGCTGGACGAGCTGGCCGCCTGGGCGGCCGATCCGGCCAGCCAGACGCCGAAACTGGGCAAGGGCTGGGAGCGGTTGACGCCCGTGGGCATCGCCGAGGCCTGGAAAAACGGCCAGCCGCCGGCGCATCCGGCCTTCGCCGCAATTGTCCGGCTGCAGCAGGCGCTGGGCGGCTTGCCGGAACCCCGCGCCGCGCTTTTGCAGCATGCCGCCCACTGGATGGCGGATGAATTCGAGCGCGTCCAGCAACGCCGCGCCCTGATCGGTTTCGACGATCTGCTGCGCGGGTTGGACAAGGCGCTCCGCGGGCCGCGGGGCGAGCGGCTGGCCGCGGTGATCCGCCGGCAGTTTCCCGTCGCCCTGATCGATGAATTCCAGGATACCGATCCCGTCCAGTACCGAATCTTCGATCGCATTTACGCGATTGCGCAGAACCGCCAGGATTGCGCGCTGATCCTGATCGGCGACCCCAAGCAGGCGATCTATGCTTTCCGTGGCGCGGATGTTTATACCTATCTCAAGGCCCGCGCGGCCGTCGCCGGGCGGCTGTATACCCTGGGTACAAACTTCCGCTCGACCCGCGCCATGGTCGAGGCGGTCAATCATTGCTTCGGGCGGGTCGAGCAGGCGGCGGGTGCCGGCCCCGGTGCCTTTCTTTTCCGCAGGACGGACGATGCGGGCAATCTCGACAATCCGTTGCCCTTCCTGACAGTCGCCGCCCAGGGGCGCGAGGATGATTTCCAGGTTGCCGACCAGCCGCTGCCCGCCCTGCAACTGGCCGTGGCATCCGCTGCGTCCGATGCCGCGGGTGACTCGAAGGATGCCTGCATCAAGCGCCTGGCAGAGATTTGCGCGACGCAGGTCGTGGCCTGGCTGAACCAGGGTGCGGCCGGCCGGGCCGGCTTTGCCGGGCGTGATGCGGCTGCGCCGCTGCGCGCGCTCAGGCCGGGCGACATCGCCATCCTGGTGAATAACCGCAACGAGGCCGCCAGCATCCGTCAGGCGCTGGCGCGCCGCACCGTGCGCTCGGTGTATCTGTCGGACCGGGAGACGGTATTCGCCACGCCGCAGGCGCTGGAGGTCTATCGCTGGCTGGCGGCCTGCGCCGAGCCGGACGATGCCAATCTGTTGCGCGTCGCGCTATCCACGCCGTCCCTGGGCCTGGACTTTGCCGGACTCGATGCCCTGAATCAGGACGAGCAAGCCTGGGAAGCCCGGGTCGTGCAGTTCAAGGCGTATCGAGAACTGTGGCAGCGCAGCGGGGTGCTGCCCATGCTGCGGCGGATACTGTTCGACTTCGGCTGCGGCGAACGGCTGCTCGGTCAGGACGCGCAGGACGTGCAGGATGAACAGAGCGGCGAGCGCCGCATGACCGACATTCTCCATCTGGCGGAAATCCTGCAGCAGGCCAGCGCCACGCTGGAAGGCGAGCATGCCTTGCTGCGCTTTCTGGCCGAGCGGCTGGCGGCTCCCGAAGGCGAGCAGGAAGGCAGGCGGCTGCGTCTGGAAAGCGATGCCGATCTGGTGCAGGTAGTCACCATCCACAAGTCCAAGGGACTGGAATATCCGCTGGTCTTTTTGCCCTTCATCTGCGCAGCGCGGGCGGTGAAAAATACCGACGTGCCGCTGAAGTGGCATGACGACCGGGGCGAATTGCAGCTCGCCCTGCAGGCGGATGCCGTAGTCCTGCAACGGGCCGAGCGGGAGCGCCTGGCCGAGGACGTGCGCAAACTCTACGTGGCGCTCACCCGCGCCCGCTACCTGACCTGGCTGGGGCTGGCGTCGATCAAGGGCAATGCGCCGAGCGCGATCGGTCATCTGTTCGGCCTGAACGGCGCGCCAGGTCTGACGACTGCGCAGTATTTGCAGCGGTCGCAGGAGATCGCCGCGACGGCGCCGTCCGGCAGTCTGCAGGTGCTGGACGCGCCGCACAGCGACATGACGCATTTTTCAGCGCCGGCACGGCCCGCGCGGACGGCGGCAGCCTGCCGCCTGCAACGCGCCGTTCGCGAATACTGGTGGATCGGCAGCTATTCCGCCTTGCGCATCGACGGCCATGCCGAACCGGCAGGGATGGCGCTGGGCGCGCTGGACGATACGCCGCAGGCGGACAATCTGCTGGAAAGCCTGCGTGAAATTCCGCCGGCGGTCATGCCGGAGCGACGCCCGGCCGCACCCATGCACGGTTTTTTCAAGGGGCCGGACGCGGGCAGTTTCCTGCACGAGCTGCTGGAGTGGGTGGCCCATGCCGGTTTCGGCACGGTGCTGGCGCAGCAGAATGAACAGAATCAACAAAACGAATTGCGCGACATGATCGCCCGGCGCTGCCAGGTGCGCGGCTGGGATGCCTGGATCGAGCCGCTGCTGGACTGGCTGCGGCAACTGCTGACCACGCCGCTGCCGCTGGGCGCATCGGCTGCCGCTTCCCTGCGCCTCGACGGCCTGCGCAGCGTCCGGGCGGAAATGGAATTCTGGCTGCCCGCCCGCCATGTCGATCTGTCGCGTCTGGATGCGCTCGTCATCCGGCAGACTCTGGGCGGCCGGCCGCGCCCCGCGCTCGGCGCGCAGTCGCTGAACGGCATGCTCAAGGGCTACATGGATCTGCTGTTCGAGCATGAGGGGCGCTACTACGTGGCGGACTACAAATCGAACTGGCTGGGCGAGGGCGATGAACACTACACCGCCGCCAACATGGACGAGGCGATTCGCGCCCATCGCTACGACCTGCAGTACGTCATCTATCTGTTCGCCCTGCATCGCCTGCTGCGTTCGCGGCTGCCGGATTACGACTACGAGCGGCACGTCGGCGGGGCGCTGTACCTGTTCGTGCGCGGCATCGGTGCGGCGACGGCGGGCGTGCATTTCGAGCGTCCGCCCGCTACCTTGATGACGGCACTCGACGCCCTGTTCGACGGCGGCAGCGAGGTGGCGGCATGA
- the recD gene encoding exodeoxyribonuclease V subunit alpha produces the protein MSVRLTDMSSQQMLALLDDWQARGWLRALDVALVRFLAAEVPAMPPALMLATALVSHQLGRGHACLDLGNVLADPYMSLSLPPEQDGYAFLSAAEQIHTPQPGDLLAGLSLDDWRARLRQTDLVETLGEADEDNAAAENGTPLVLVGERLYLRRYWRYERQVEAAITQRISGGMQTEIAGALPEVELRASLAALFPPTQTQAPAADGSETRTDWQKIACAVAARSAFSIITGGPGTGKTTTVVRLLALLQSLALNGTQRPLRIALAAPTGKAAARLKASIAGAIDQLPGFVQDTPALRASIPDEVTTLHRLLGTRPGPGAGSRGFRHDARNPLALDLLVVDEASMVDLEMMAALLLALPPQARLIILGDKDQLASVEAGSVLGELCRRARQGHFRPATADWIAALTGEKIESSLLDENGTALDQHIVMLRDSRRFAAGSGIGRLAAAVNAGQPEKIRAVWTQACADIQRLDLGSLEDERLAALLLGDGGDDGGIAGYLRIVHDERPELTADQQAFDDWARAALRAQGRFQLLCALRSGAYGVEGMNRRIETLLARRGLIEPFNAAASATPLDPWYPGRPVLVTRNDHRLGLMNGDIGITLACPVRDGRSGQLAWGRRVAFPRADGSGIQWVLPSRLQAAETVFALTVHKSQGSEFDHCALLLPPGRSPVLTRELLYTGITRGKRRFSLLCCGGQRSLDEAAMRTVQRSGGLFAGVADDADT, from the coding sequence ATGAGCGTCCGGCTGACAGACATGAGTTCGCAGCAGATGCTTGCGCTGCTGGACGACTGGCAGGCGCGCGGCTGGCTGCGCGCGCTGGACGTCGCCCTGGTGCGCTTTCTCGCCGCCGAAGTGCCGGCGATGCCGCCTGCGCTGATGCTGGCGACGGCCCTGGTCAGCCACCAACTGGGGCGCGGCCATGCCTGCCTGGATCTGGGCAATGTGCTGGCCGATCCCTACATGAGCCTGTCGCTGCCGCCGGAGCAGGATGGCTACGCTTTCCTTTCCGCTGCGGAGCAGATACACACGCCGCAGCCGGGCGACCTGCTGGCCGGCCTGAGTCTGGACGACTGGCGCGCGCGGCTGCGGCAGACGGATCTGGTGGAAACGCTCGGCGAGGCGGACGAAGACAACGCCGCCGCAGAAAACGGCACGCCGCTGGTGCTGGTCGGCGAGCGCCTGTACCTGCGCCGCTACTGGCGCTACGAGCGGCAGGTCGAGGCGGCGATCACGCAGCGCATCAGCGGCGGCATGCAGACGGAGATTGCTGGCGCGCTGCCGGAAGTCGAACTGCGTGCGAGCCTGGCGGCCTTGTTCCCGCCCACCCAGACGCAGGCGCCGGCTGCCGACGGCAGCGAAACGCGCACCGACTGGCAGAAAATCGCCTGCGCCGTGGCGGCGCGCAGCGCCTTCAGCATCATCACCGGCGGCCCGGGCACGGGCAAGACGACCACCGTGGTGCGCCTGCTGGCCTTGCTGCAATCGCTCGCGCTGAACGGAACGCAGCGTCCCCTGCGGATCGCCCTGGCCGCGCCCACTGGCAAGGCGGCGGCGCGTCTCAAGGCGTCCATCGCCGGCGCCATCGACCAGTTGCCCGGTTTCGTGCAGGACACCCCGGCGCTGCGCGCGAGCATTCCCGACGAAGTGACGACGCTGCACCGCCTGCTGGGCACGCGGCCTGGGCCGGGCGCAGGCAGCCGGGGCTTCCGCCACGATGCCCGTAATCCGCTGGCGCTGGATCTGCTGGTCGTCGATGAAGCCTCCATGGTCGATCTGGAAATGATGGCGGCGCTGCTGCTCGCCTTGCCGCCGCAGGCCCGCCTGATCATCCTCGGCGACAAGGATCAACTGGCTTCGGTCGAGGCGGGTTCGGTGCTCGGCGAATTGTGCCGCCGCGCCCGGCAAGGCCACTTCCGCCCCGCGACGGCAGACTGGATCGCCGCATTGACCGGCGAAAAGATCGAGTCCTCCTTGCTGGATGAAAACGGCACGGCGCTCGATCAACACATCGTCATGCTGCGCGATAGCCGCCGCTTCGCCGCCGGCAGCGGCATCGGCCGGCTGGCCGCCGCGGTGAATGCCGGCCAGCCGGAAAAAATCCGCGCGGTCTGGACGCAGGCCTGCGCCGACATCCAGCGTCTGGATCTGGGCAGTCTGGAAGACGAACGTCTGGCGGCGCTGTTGCTGGGTGATGGCGGTGACGATGGCGGCATCGCCGGCTATCTGCGCATCGTCCATGACGAACGTCCCGAGCTGACCGCGGATCAGCAGGCGTTCGACGATTGGGCGCGCGCGGCGCTGCGGGCGCAAGGGCGCTTCCAGTTGCTCTGCGCCCTGCGCAGTGGCGCTTACGGCGTCGAGGGCATGAACCGGCGCATCGAAACCCTGCTGGCCAGACGCGGCCTGATCGAACCGTTCAACGCCGCCGCATCTGCCACGCCACTCGACCCCTGGTATCCGGGCCGTCCGGTGCTGGTCACCCGCAATGATCATCGGCTGGGCCTGATGAACGGCGACATCGGCATCACGCTGGCTTGCCCCGTGCGCGACGGGCGCAGCGGCCAGCTCGCATGGGGGCGGCGCGTGGCCTTCCCCAGGGCTGATGGCAGCGGCATTCAATGGGTGCTGCCCAGCCGCCTGCAGGCCGCGGAAACCGTCTTCGCGCTCACGGTGCATAAATCGCAAGGTTCGGAATTCGACCACTGCGCCCTGCTCCTGCCCCCCGGCCGCAGCCCGGTGCTGACGCGCGAACTGCTCTACACCGGCATCACCCGCGGCAAGCGCCGCTTCTCGTTGCTCTGCTGCGGCGGTCAGCGCAGCCTCGATGAAGCCGCCATGCGCACGGTACAGCGCTCGGGCGGGCTGTTTGCCGGGGTGGCGGATGATGCGGATACCTGA
- a CDS encoding helix-turn-helix transcriptional regulator: MKKADRIYKLHQLLQSRRCIARKDLQDALEVSRATLTRDIEFLRSQLHAPVVYDAELGGYRLDKPTGLAGQGQHELPGMWFNASELNALLSIEHLLESIQPGLLGPHIAPLRQRLERLLGQSSHTPAEIRKRVRLLAATPRRLKPEHFEACANATLMRKRLHIEHHDRGLDAIVSREISPQRIVRYKENWYLDGWCHLREAIRTFSMDAIRAARMLEQPAREIPDAALDAALGAGYGIYAGHAVEWATLRFTPRQARWTAHETWHDEQKSRFEADGSYILEIPYSNAAELLMDILKYGPEVEVLAPPSLRALIAERLQMATGRY, translated from the coding sequence ATGAAAAAAGCCGACCGTATCTACAAGCTGCATCAACTGCTGCAAAGCCGCCGTTGCATCGCCCGCAAGGACTTGCAGGACGCTCTCGAAGTGTCGCGGGCGACCTTGACGCGCGACATCGAATTCCTGCGCAGCCAGTTGCATGCGCCGGTGGTGTATGACGCCGAGTTGGGTGGCTATCGACTCGACAAGCCGACCGGCCTCGCCGGGCAAGGGCAGCACGAGTTGCCGGGGATGTGGTTCAACGCCTCGGAACTGAACGCCCTGCTGAGCATCGAGCATCTGCTGGAATCCATCCAGCCTGGCCTGCTGGGGCCACACATTGCGCCGCTCAGGCAGCGGCTGGAGCGCTTGCTCGGCCAGTCCAGCCACACCCCGGCGGAAATCCGCAAGCGCGTGCGCCTGCTTGCGGCCACGCCGCGCCGGCTGAAGCCCGAACATTTCGAGGCATGCGCCAACGCCACTCTGATGCGCAAACGGCTGCACATCGAGCACCACGACCGCGGGCTGGATGCCATCGTCAGCCGGGAAATTTCGCCCCAGCGCATCGTCAGATACAAGGAGAACTGGTATCTCGATGGCTGGTGCCACTTGCGCGAAGCGATCCGGACGTTTTCCATGGACGCGATCCGCGCCGCGCGCATGCTCGAACAGCCAGCGCGGGAAATCCCCGACGCAGCACTGGATGCCGCACTCGGCGCCGGCTACGGCATCTACGCCGGCCACGCAGTCGAGTGGGCCACGCTCAGATTCACCCCCCGGCAGGCACGCTGGACGGCGCACGAAACCTGGCACGACGAACAAAAATCCCGCTTCGAGGCGGACGGCAGCTACATTCTGGAAATCCCCTACAGCAACGCCGCCGAACTGCTGATGGACATACTGAAATACGGCCCTGAAGTGGAAGTCCTGGCGCCACCCAGCCTGCGCGCACTCATCGCCGAGCGGCTGCAGATGGCGACGGGGAGGTATTGA
- a CDS encoding restriction endonuclease, translated as MTRRRRTREAPIETLFKAPWWISVALGIFVLVALKWIEPPNVASSAASSAVSNAILKPLASMLSGLAWLLSGVFFFIGLLSLVREKLSAPKPAKLADWQSTKSAAGTQADGGWQSRVAQYGVQGRAEPKQDRVLEAWEASIAGVSSTAKSAEWSIELLRDLEWKRFEDVCQKFYALKGIKSETTPLGPDGGIDIRLYQDSADKPTSIVQCKAWGERNVGIKPVRELLGVMAHEKIEKACFMASGNFTEEAKAFAQSNHITLINGEMLLAMIRRLPESDRQTLLVFATDGDFRTPTCPSCGIKMRRVSGTNGRPDFWGCHNYPRCRQKLRVRAAERY; from the coding sequence ATGACACGTCGACGCAGAACTAGAGAAGCTCCCATCGAGACGCTGTTCAAGGCGCCTTGGTGGATCAGCGTTGCTCTCGGGATTTTCGTGCTTGTGGCGCTGAAATGGATCGAGCCGCCCAACGTTGCATCCAGTGCTGCATCCAGCGCCGTATCCAATGCCATCTTGAAGCCGCTGGCCTCGATGCTGTCGGGCTTGGCGTGGCTGCTCTCTGGCGTATTTTTCTTCATCGGCCTGCTGTCGCTGGTTCGCGAAAAGCTTTCTGCGCCGAAGCCGGCGAAACTGGCTGACTGGCAATCAACGAAATCTGCCGCCGGCACCCAAGCGGACGGCGGATGGCAATCCCGGGTTGCGCAGTACGGCGTTCAGGGACGGGCAGAGCCCAAACAGGATCGCGTATTGGAAGCATGGGAGGCTTCGATTGCCGGCGTATCTTCGACCGCAAAGTCTGCCGAATGGAGTATCGAACTGTTGCGCGACCTCGAATGGAAACGTTTCGAGGATGTTTGCCAGAAGTTCTACGCATTGAAGGGCATCAAGAGCGAAACCACACCGCTTGGCCCCGATGGCGGTATCGACATCAGGCTCTATCAGGACAGCGCTGACAAGCCGACTTCGATTGTCCAGTGCAAGGCCTGGGGCGAGCGGAATGTCGGCATCAAGCCCGTGCGCGAACTGCTGGGCGTGATGGCTCACGAGAAGATCGAGAAAGCATGCTTCATGGCCTCTGGCAACTTCACCGAAGAAGCCAAGGCGTTTGCACAAAGCAATCACATCACCCTGATCAATGGCGAAATGTTGCTTGCCATGATTCGGCGCTTGCCCGAGTCTGACCGGCAAACACTACTTGTTTTCGCTACTGACGGGGATTTCCGCACGCCTACATGCCCGTCCTGCGGCATCAAGATGCGGCGTGTGTCTGGCACGAATGGGCGGCCTGATTTCTGGGGCTGCCATAACTACCCGCGCTGCCGGCAGAAGCTGAGAGTGCGTGCCGCTGAACGGTATTGA
- a CDS encoding AbrB/MazE/SpoVT family DNA-binding domain-containing protein, protein MTTTRLREKSQMTVPTEVARQLGLRTDELLDIRIVGDAFVVCSQRATRLDQCHPMHFWGLGRGAETTSAGEIDRHVRALRDEWERPA, encoded by the coding sequence ATGACGACCACCCGCCTGCGTGAAAAATCGCAAATGACCGTTCCTACCGAAGTGGCCCGCCAGCTTGGTTTGCGCACTGACGAATTGCTCGATATCCGTATCGTTGGCGACGCCTTTGTCGTCTGTTCGCAGCGGGCGACGCGGCTTGATCAGTGCCACCCCATGCACTTCTGGGGGCTGGGACGAGGTGCCGAGACGACCAGCGCAGGCGAGATCGACCGGCATGTCCGGGCATTGCGCGACGAATGGGAACGCCCGGCGTGA
- a CDS encoding type II toxin-antitoxin system VapC family toxin: MEDVLSHYRGSRVYFDTNCFIYVVEGVERYRPVLEPLMNAVAMGDITGVTGEITLAEVLVKPLRDQLAQQVLLYKQMLADRQPFMLVPITQATWESAASLRARLSVRLPDAVHLAAARQAGCHLFVTNDAALRSLPEMEILHLETALSGGA, from the coding sequence ATGGAGGACGTCCTGTCCCACTACCGGGGGAGTCGGGTCTATTTCGATACCAACTGCTTCATCTACGTCGTCGAAGGTGTCGAGCGTTATCGTCCGGTGCTGGAGCCGCTGATGAACGCTGTTGCGATGGGTGATATCACCGGCGTGACCGGCGAAATCACCCTCGCCGAGGTGCTGGTCAAGCCGCTGCGCGATCAGTTGGCGCAACAAGTGCTGCTTTACAAGCAGATGCTGGCGGATCGTCAGCCATTCATGCTGGTGCCAATTACTCAGGCCACTTGGGAATCGGCCGCCAGTCTGCGTGCCCGATTGTCCGTGCGTCTGCCCGACGCCGTGCATCTGGCTGCAGCTCGCCAGGCCGGCTGCCACCTGTTCGTGACCAACGATGCCGCTTTGCGCTCTCTGCCGGAAATGGAAATCCTGCACCTGGAAACCGCCTTGAGCGGGGGCGCATAG
- a CDS encoding superoxide dismutase: MEHTLPPLPFAMDALAPHMSKETFEYHYAKHHQAYVTNLNNLIKGTEYENLDLEAIVKKAPAGGVYNNAAQVWNHSFFWNCLKPNGGGAPSGALAAAIDKKWGSYDEFKKAFQTSAVGNFGSGWTWLVKKSDGSVDIVNMGAAGTPLTTGDKALLCVDVWEHAYYIDYRNLRPKFVETFLDKLVNWDFAAKNFG; encoded by the coding sequence ATGGAACACACCCTGCCCCCGCTGCCCTTCGCCATGGACGCCCTGGCGCCGCACATGTCGAAGGAAACCTTCGAATACCACTACGCCAAGCACCACCAAGCCTACGTCACCAATCTCAACAACCTGATCAAGGGCACCGAATACGAGAACCTCGACCTCGAAGCCATCGTCAAGAAGGCCCCGGCCGGCGGCGTGTACAACAATGCCGCCCAGGTCTGGAACCACAGCTTCTTCTGGAACTGCCTGAAGCCCAACGGCGGCGGCGCCCCGAGCGGCGCGCTGGCGGCAGCCATCGACAAGAAGTGGGGCTCCTACGATGAATTCAAGAAAGCCTTCCAGACCAGCGCCGTCGGCAACTTCGGCTCCGGCTGGACTTGGCTGGTCAAGAAATCCGACGGTTCGGTCGACATCGTCAACATGGGTGCTGCCGGCACCCCGCTGACCACCGGCGACAAGGCCCTGCTCTGCGTCGACGTCTGGGAACACGCCTACTACATCGACTACCGCAACCTGCGGCCGAAGTTCGTCGAAACCTTCCTCGACAAACTGGTCAACTGGGATTTCGCGGCGAAGAACTTCGGCTGA
- the xseA gene encoding exodeoxyribonuclease VII large subunit — translation MFDDVLSVTALNRRARELLQQNFPLLWVAGEISNLTRAASGHVYFSLKDEAAQVRCVMFRSRAQLIPWRLENGQQVEVQASVTLYEARGDFQLNAEGMRRAGLGKLYEAFARLRERLENEGLFTAERKRALPDFPRRIGIVSSPQAAALHDILTTLRRRAPHLPAILYPSPVQGEGAAEKLADAIDTAATRAAADGIDVLIVARGGGSIEDLWAFNEECVARAIAACPLPVISGVGHETDVTIADYVADQRAATPTAAAELVSAGWFDAAARLDALAARLRQHLSRQLEARMQRIDLLGHRLIHPGQRLAHDRQKLALLATRLRAAMRQRQQQHGTRHEHWRLRLARSRPELSDTRRRIEQAAQRLQAGNRNRLTSRRARLATLAASLAALSPQATLARGYSIARDSQGRLVRDSRQLRSGERIALHFASGNAAVRVEDISHGDAN, via the coding sequence ATGTTCGATGACGTACTCAGCGTGACGGCCCTGAATCGTCGCGCCCGCGAGCTGCTGCAGCAGAATTTTCCCCTGCTGTGGGTGGCCGGTGAAATTTCCAACCTGACGCGGGCAGCCTCCGGGCACGTCTATTTTTCCCTCAAGGACGAAGCCGCCCAGGTGCGCTGCGTGATGTTCCGCAGCCGCGCCCAGCTCATCCCCTGGCGGCTGGAAAACGGCCAGCAGGTCGAAGTCCAGGCCAGCGTGACGCTCTACGAAGCCCGTGGCGATTTCCAGCTCAATGCCGAAGGCATGCGCCGCGCCGGCCTGGGCAAGCTCTACGAAGCCTTTGCCCGGCTGCGCGAGCGGCTGGAAAACGAAGGACTCTTCACCGCCGAGCGCAAACGCGCCCTGCCGGATTTTCCGCGCCGCATCGGCATCGTCAGCTCGCCGCAGGCCGCCGCGCTGCACGACATCCTCACCACGCTGCGGCGACGCGCACCGCATCTGCCGGCGATCCTCTATCCATCTCCCGTGCAGGGCGAGGGTGCCGCCGAGAAGCTGGCCGACGCCATCGACACCGCCGCTACGCGTGCCGCCGCCGACGGCATCGACGTGCTGATCGTCGCGCGGGGTGGCGGCAGCATCGAGGACCTGTGGGCCTTCAACGAGGAATGCGTGGCGCGCGCCATCGCCGCCTGTCCACTGCCCGTGATCTCCGGCGTGGGTCACGAAACCGACGTCACCATCGCCGACTACGTTGCCGACCAGCGCGCCGCCACGCCTACGGCAGCCGCCGAGCTGGTCAGCGCCGGCTGGTTCGATGCGGCCGCCCGGCTCGATGCGCTGGCCGCACGCCTGCGCCAGCACCTGAGTCGCCAGCTCGAAGCGCGCATGCAGCGCATCGACCTGCTCGGCCATCGTCTCATCCATCCCGGCCAGCGTCTGGCGCACGACCGGCAAAAGCTCGCCCTGCTGGCCACGCGCCTGCGCGCTGCCATGCGACAGCGCCAGCAGCAGCACGGCACCCGGCACGAACACTGGCGCCTGCGGCTGGCCCGCAGCCGTCCCGAACTGAGCGATACCCGCCGCCGCATCGAACAAGCCGCCCAGCGCCTGCAGGCCGGCAACCGGAACCGCCTGACCAGCCGCCGGGCGCGACTGGCCACGCTCGCCGCCAGCCTCGCCGCGCTCAGTCCCCAGGCCACCCTGGCGCGCGGCTACAGCATCGCGCGCGACAGCCAGGGCCGTCTGGTGCGCGACAGCCGGCAACTCCGCAGCGGCGAGCGCATCGCGCTACACTTCGCCAGCGGCAACGCCGCCGTCCGGGTGGAAGACATCAGCCACGGAGACGCCAATTGA